Below is a window of Rhodamnia argentea isolate NSW1041297 chromosome 11, ASM2092103v1, whole genome shotgun sequence DNA.
atattaaaacattaaaaattttaaaattttaaaaaaattaattttaaaaaatgttttcacctctttaaattGAGGAATCcacttttttgattttatacATAAACTTTCCATTGGCCGGATCATTTTCCGGTGAACCAAACGGATAAAAGTCTGAAAAATTAATTCTGGAAAAACACTTTTCCCCGAAACTAACACACCTTTAGAGTCGCTTTCTACCTGATGCCCACTTTGACAAAACACAGGCTTAGATGATTCAAATGGAGTTCTTCGTGCGAGCACCAGAGCATACTTCTGGCTAACACACCATCTGGAGTTACACGCCAGCCTAATAGCCTATATCTAGACGACGGTGTCCGGAGTACGTTAAGTCGATGAGCACCCCTCGCTTTGTTTCTGGCACCGCAGAAGGGGGCACCGATCAAACCCATCTCAAGTGCCATAGCGTGCTTCTAATCACAACTAACCCGAGGCCTGAAGGGGTAAAATGCTTCGTTCTATTAGTATTACAATcggaggtgtcaaatgggtgggttgggtcgggtttgggtcggatcgaatatgatccaacccatattgacccgtcTAACCGGTTTTGACTCATATCTAATGATCCATATCCGATCCAACAACCCGATCCATTTTGGCCCATATTATCAAGATAcattaatattttaggaaacttGTACAACCTATTTAACCTACTTTACGCTCGTTTCATATATATGTTACCTAGATAAAAACTTTACATCAAATAAAAGAagcaaattaaataataaaaaattaataaataaagtaaaaatgtaaaaaaaaatctataagtTGAAGTACTAATAAAAAATGGCTGCCAAAATGGGTTTTGACCCACATATTTTGTTTTATCAGTTGTGAACCATATTTAATGAGGTCAGTTTCGTACGGGTAACTCggttttttgttaaaattcGATCCAATCTGGTCAAGACGAGCTTATTTCACCAAGCAAATGAAATTTCGCAGTGCTCTTCGATTTCAAGACGACGGGCAGAGAATCCAGCATTTTAAGAGAATGATCAGCAAAATCCATCTGCTCCATTCACGCACATCATCCATCAGATTACATCACGGAGCACTTGAATAGATAGTAGATGCTATGTATAGACAGATTCATGCTCTGATGAAGTGGGAAAGACTAATGCAGTTTCCATGTCTCTCATCCAGGTTTCAATAGTGTACACCTATTGAGTGGCCCTCTCCTGTCATTTTTCGCCAGACCTCGACTTAGGAGTTGTTAAAAATTGATCCAATCTGGTCATTAGATCACAATTTATGACAAGCAACGAGAACACATTTGGCATCAAATGCCCAACAACACAAAACGCAAAGACTCgccaacttaaaaaaaaaaaaaaaaaattcctccaaCGATTCAACATAATCTGGAATGTTCCTCTCATCCATTTGTCAAGAGCAAGAACGTGCAGCTTCTCCCTTGAGAAACATGAAGAGAGAGCCAAAAATTCAGAAGTCCAATAGGAAGAAGCATTATTTCAAGCTGTTGCTATGGACAATAGAACAATTCACTCATTTGTGCATTGATTACAAGATACCCAATGGGTTCAAGTGCAGACACAAACAACTAAAACCAGACAAAATAACTCTAATGAAGGAAAGCCAATACAAAACCAGAGCACAAATGAGGCAAGtgaaaagggaagaagagagAACTCACGAAAGCAAcaaattcaagcttcaattgAAACCCAGTTCAAAAGGACTCATCAGGATTCAGAGTAGATCTAAGAGGGAGTTCAAGTCCAAGCTCGTCAATGTATCTATTTAAATCCACctttactcaaaaacttaagccaatgagttatgggtcaacttggatatattaactacttcacaccatattaattctctaatatgagacttctctaacacaactcacacgtgcattttAGAGGTGTGCAACCAGAtcgggtttacccggaacccggaacGGCTAGCCTGAAAAACAGGATCGAGAATTGGTTCCTGCTCAAATCGGTTCGGGAATTAgtttcaatttttgggaaccggttgaaaccggtccgatTTTCGGTTCTAGGTGAAAACCCACCCAAACCAATTTTAGAACCgatttttagttacttaaaaaaaaaaaaaaaagaactcctaGTGTACAATCCAGCGTCGCTTGTCCTTTTGTTGCCTCATAGCCCTCACCTCCTCTCGGTTCTCTATTTCTTTCCATCTCGTCGTATtatctattatattttggactattacttttggtggattgtaatttttattgcttgtTTCATCGatatcatattattttgattaaaaaaaaggaaaacaggttaTCGGGTAGACCCTAGAACCGGACCGAAAAGTAGGGTTGGTTTCAAAATAGATTCCAAGACAAACAGgatcggttctcgattctaaaaattgagaaccgattATAACAGGGTCGATTTCGGGGTCTAGGTCCGGACCCGACCCATCTCATCCCTAgtgcattctaacaatctcccccttacGTGTGAGCTCCAGTATTAGGTTTGCTCTCCCATAATTTAAGTATCCTTATgcaccaacatatctcaacttgaatctccattaaCGTCATCGGGCtcgcattgctacaccacaactcCACACCGGTCCGGAAATCGCATTGGTCACTagattccttccttgagatTTTCACCAAACATTGAAACAGATTGGAGacccaccaatcaaccatcggctatgataccatttgttgggagtgCGCAGCAGAAGTCAGATACCTTCACCTAgggggagatcaccaagagggagtccaagtccgagcccgtcaatatatcaaattgaacccgcctttactcaaaagcttaacccaatgagttatgggtcaacttgaatatattaactgctctacccaacattaattctccaatatatgacttttctaacacaactcacacgtgcattttAACAAGCATCAGCTGGAACAAAACTGTAGAGAAATTGTGCTGCAAAAGAGGCAATTTGTCAACTAGAGAACACGTGAATTAGAACAAGTTGTAAAAACCGAAAGAAAATATAACATCCCCAATTTCCGTTCCCCTTTAAAAGTCATATGGAAGAATGCTAATTCACATAGGATCTTCGTAGGGTAAACCAAAATCACTAAAATAAACATCATTAAGGTAAAATAGAGACTGTAATCTCTCTCCCGCCACCATATTTACACCCCTTGAGAAGAAGGTAATCAACAATATAGCTTACCACACAGAATGCACATATTGATTCTAGATAGCTTTGACCATTAAGTGAGACATAACAGTTTAACTACGATCTCCTTGGATTTAGCACAACTTTCTCGATTATGTCAGCTGCAAGGCCAATTGACAGATTGTCCCTACTTTTAAGATACCTATGAAAACCTACTGCTCCCATAAGTTATAAACCACACTTCATGATGGTAATATTTCAAACGGGTTGGCATATTCCATTGTTTCCTTGTAAAATAAACACATTAATAACAAATTTGGAGAATCACCCCATGGAAACACCATTACTGCCTAAAGCATTGCTCCAGAATAATTTAACTTATAGCTGATGCCTCCTTGATCGAGATTACTTATAAATCACCAGAAAAGCCAATAAAACACTAAATTCTGAAGGCTTAAGAGCAATGCATGTAGCACATTCTGAAAATTATTGGAGCTGACCTCAAACATAtgactccaaaaaatgaaattcaaggACAGGAAGACAAAGAGATGGAGATGGCTTACTTAGATCAGACTTGAGTGAAGAGAAACGCGAAAGTGGCGCGAGACGAAGTTGGGTGAAACGGACGTGCGGGAAGACAGAGGCGAGACGGAGGTGCAACCCGGAGGCGAACGACGGCTGCTTGCAAGTTGCAAGGGCAAGACTATTTGCGGAAGGCAAAAGCTGCGTGTGTGAGCGATAGCAGGACCCATTACTTCACTTTCTGGACGGGTTGAAAGTGGGTCGAAAATTTGACTCATTTAATTTAACATCAACTTTTTGGACCCATATTTAGTGGGCCCTCTAAAAATTAATAATCCACATATAACTCATTTTACAACAATATGGGTCAAAATTGGGTCATAGACCCATATTGACAACTCTAGTTACAATACTGTACATTcctcttatcttttttcttaagTATCCATCGCAATGAGATATCATTCCGATATTTAGTCacctcctctcttctctctcccatCTCTACAcaagttctttcttctttttctgtggAGGGGAGGGTTTGAGCTCGATCTCTTCGTCCCCTTCCCTCCATAGAGAAAGAAGATCTGGAAGTTTCTGCAACGCCCTAGAACATCACGTGCTACACGTGCTAGTTATATTATTTAATAGTATTCGCATGCGGaagcataaataaatttttcacatcatCATCCCCGACACAAGATCACACGAGTTTACTAAATACATATGTATCATTTATTTTGTACCACTAGTTTACCAAATTTACATAtcaattatttatattttacaaaCATAGCCAGCACATCATATAATGTAGCATAACATAGACCTAGGAAGGGGTTAGGGACACCTATCTCCTCTACCACGTTCCTTGATCATCAAAAGTCCGCCTGTGTAAACGTTAGACAACAACTACGGATCAACGACTTCACCCGTTGATAGGCCATCGTCACCGAACCCTGGAGGACCATCAAAGCCTCTAATCGGTCCTACTAAATTGCCCTCGACGTTAAAGTACCAGGCCACATAGAGATGAGGGACCCATTGCGGAAGACCCACATCTAGCCATAAGAACGTTGTACACTTAGTATATACTAAAGCTTGCTCGACCACAAAAACATCTTCATAAATATACTCTACATGCTTGACGGCTCCAAAAAGTGGTGGCCAATGATCCATCCTACATATCTAAGAAAATAAAGGGGTGAGTCGAAACACAGTAAATGAAATCTCTAAGTCTAAGGTAAGTGATCTTCTTAATGCTCAACTTGGAATTCACCATCACAAGCATTCAAGTAAAATATAAGAATGTATGAACATTCGCATGACGACATATCATGATATTGTCTATATGATGCAGGTCAATGTCATTATGTCCCAATGCACCAGTATCACCACCTAGTGTCTTATTCACGCAATTAAATGTATAAACGTGAGTATACACCGTTTTTATTACTTCATCTTTCATCCCGAAACTCCCAGGGCTTCCCGACACACGGGGCATCTCAACTCCGAGGCATCCCGCAACATCCGTCCACAAGGCATCCCGACACATGGGGTATCGCCACTCCGTGGCATCCCGAAACAATCTTCGGGGCTTCCCGACACACGGGGCATCGCAACTCCGCAGCATCGTCGCCACCTCAAGTGGACAACAGAACATAATCTTTTACATAATTATCATGCAGAGATGTGCTTATGAAATGCTCGAATCCAATCATCATGCACAAGTACGTTCATGCATCACTTTGTTaagcatatgcattttcatTCATTACTTCGGCAACCCAAGAAATGAGCACATCAAAAACTACAGCTCAATCCTTCACGAAATTGGtaaattctccctttttttttaatattatttcaatCGGGAACTCTTTGTTCGACGACATCACAGCAGAAAAATCAagaacttcgacaacaatcaGCTAATTCATAAGAGCGGCAACTTTACTtgtatttgatttgatttgattttattattattttatgttattttattctattatttTACTATTTATTATTACTAAATTATTATAATATGATATAATTATTTTAGTAATACAATAGTGATCAGCCTCATAATTCGGTGGCATTGATGCAAATTCGGTAAAATTAGTGGGACTTTCGATCAAtagtggcttttttttttgttaatcaattattttattatactaCTAGAATAATTGGGACTCCACGTTCGGCACACAAAAGTCGCACTCTGACACATTCACAGAAAAATCTACACCGGAAACTTCCCTtctcatttatatatatatataaatattaatttattgatataataactttattattattttaatattaacaTATTAGAAGCTGTAGCACGCCACAGTAAGTCCATGAAGTTGACCGATGACCAACAATACCGAAAATTCGGTGTCTTCATTcagtaaaaaataataacattttattattttatttttatttaataaaattttaaaaatatattaaaatattatatgaaattgtccacgtcaacaccggCCGTATCATGGAAGACGACTACCGTTTACGTCAataattttcagctaaaattacgtgaaaataattaaaactcaattgataaaattaaaatatttaggattgaattgacagaaTTATACTAGGTTGATgatattttagataatttttctaagaaaaagaTAGATGAAGATCTATACTCATTGGTCATTATTAAGCTACTGGTAAGTATAGAGACgacaattttcccgagaaaaagaTGAAGTCTCTGTACAATTCTTCTACTTTATTGTAGGGTCGACTAACAATATTAAGAGTCGAGGCATGCCTTGGCGGGCCAACTATAGATCGGTCCAAGTCAACTCCACCGATAAGATTTACGACCTTCTGCCACCGGATTTCTTTAGTCGGGAACATGCGTAAGATAGTACGCGCATTGGCCAGCCAATCCATACTCCCAAAGCCAACCTTTGACGCTGCTGCCAATCATGGGCTTCGAAAATCCGTCCTAGGAAGTTTCTTATAAATAACGAGCTCGAGACCTTCGAAATCGTCCAACACAGCTCATCATGTCGAGTCCGACTCTCCGCACCGTTCTCTTCGCCATGCTCGCAAGCCTCTTCGTCTCCGCTCGCTGCGACAATCAATCTCGGAAAGATGTTGCTCTGTTCATCTTTGGTGACTCCCTTAACGACGCAGGGACCAACAACTACATAAACACCACTGAAAGTTTCAGAGCAAATTTTCCTCCTTACGGCGAGACGTTCTTCCACTATCCCACCGGCAGATTCTCGGACGGTCGTCTCATGGTCGACTTTATCGGTAACTTAACTTGTACACAAATTCTATTTATTTCCTGATGCGTTACTGCtgaatttgttttttgtttttcttttggttatgCAGCTGAATATGCAAATCTGCCGCTGATTCCACCATATCTCCAAATGAAAGAAGGTGAATTCATGGGAGGGGCAAATTTCGCATCGGGCGGTGCCGGTGCTCTGGTCGGCACTCACAAAGGATTTGTATGctctttttcaccttttttgaCATGGGTATTTCCACTCTATGAGACTGGAAGAAAGATGGGAAATGAACAAGTTCATCTTTTTAATTGATCAGGTGGTGGATTTGAAGATGCAGCTGAAGCAGCTTGAACAACTAGAGAAAAAGCTGAGGAAGGAGATGGGGAGCGAGAAGGCGAAGAGGATAATTAAGGAGGGTGTTTACTTGATCAGCATCGGAAGCAATGATTACTCCTCTTATAATCCAGCTCAGTTTCAGTCCATTTCCACGGAAGATTACGTGGGGATAGTGATTGGAAACATCACCACTGTGCTCAAGGTACGAAACTAATAAGAATTCCAATATCCATCCACCCTCGAGAAAGTATTTTCTAATTTCACTTTAAATGCAAGagatttagaatttaattggcaaataaaaaaaattaggactgaattaacacaattacaatagatttatgactttttttttataattttcccactTTTATGGACCTTGTGATATCTTGAATTTTCTAGCACAAGTGGACACGATTCGACAACTCATGTACAAAAAGCATGAAAGGATTGACATTACATGATCTTTAAGCAGGCTCaatagaaatattttccattggcACGACTAAACATGTGTGCTTAATCCGAACCGGCAAGTGAGCACGAGATGGCGACCTATAAGTTCATTTTAAAAGTAGTTATTTCTCATTCTCTTGTCCATATGCCATGATTTGATATCCAACTCTATTATATCACTTAGTTAAGTGTTCTTTATATAGCTCCATGTGTAGCACAAGCATAGAACTGTGCAAATATTTCGGTGTCTTTCGATACAATGGTAAGTTGGTATCCGAGCGTATCTCGACTAATTCAtcttttcaagagattttaAAGGCGAACGCCTCTATATACATACACCATATAGTGCGTGTTTGTAAGGGAACCATCTCGTTCTGGCCTCGCTATAATTAGACTCGCTAAACATGTGGTGATTGTTATGGCCTTTCAAGGGGATGATATGGCTTTCTGA
It encodes the following:
- the LOC115736344 gene encoding GDSL esterase/lipase 1-like; translation: MSSPTLRTVLFAMLASLFVSARCDNQSRKDVALFIFGDSLNDAGTNNYINTTESFRANFPPYGETFFHYPTGRFSDGRLMVDFIAEYANLPLIPPYLQMKEGEFMGGANFASGGAGALVGTHKGFVVDLKMQLKQLEQLEKKLRKEMGSEKAKRIIKEGVYLISIGSNDYSSYNPAQFQSISTEDYVGIVIGNITTVLKGIYEEGGRKFAMIGVGPLGCAPSSRASTRNGSCLVEANNLAKLHNVALTSALTKLETELQGFEYSYFDFYTTGGEIIQYPSKYGFKEGKTACCGSGPYRGNSTCGGRRGVKEYSLCRHPEKYVFFDAGHPSERANRQLAQLMWNGSLSAVRPRNLKALFKHEGA